AGAGCGGTGATCAGCCGGGTCAGGCTGTCGTCGGCGAAGACGGCCCCATGGCTGGCCACCAGACTGTCGTGCAGGATGGCCAGCTCTGCGCGGAACCCGTCCGGGCCGTCATAGGGCGCGGCCTCATAGCGGGCCGGACGGGGCGCGGCCAGGCCGGTCAGGCGGACGTGGGTGGCGGCCAGCCGCGAATAGATTTCGGTCAGGGCCCGACGATACGGCTCGTCGGTTCGATGGGGCGATCCATCCTCGGACGCTCCGGCCAGCCGCGCCAGCTCGGGCGTGACACGGGCCAGGGTCCCCGACAGGCTGAGCTCCGCCCCCAGGGCATGCACCTCGTCCAGATAGAAGCGCATGACCGCGCGCGCAGACGTCGCCATGGCCGCCGTCAGGGTCGTGCCGTCCACATTGGGATTGCCGTCCCGGTCGCCGCCGACCCAGGCCCCGATCCGCAGGAAGGGCTTGAGATCGGGCGCGTCCAGCCGTTTGCGCCAGTCTGCCAACTGGTCCGGCGCAACCCGCAGAAAGACGCGCTCCAGGAAGGAGACCACGGTGTCGATCTCGTCCTGCACCACCAGGCCGCTCATCCGCACCAGCCGCGTGGCCCACAGGATCACCGTCTGACGCCGCAAGCCGTTGGTCAGGACCTCGGGCGCGCAGCTCAGCGCGTCGCGGTCGCAGGCATCCAGCAGGGCCGAGACCGCAGCGATCCGGTCCAGCACACTCTTGCGGCGGACTTCCGACGGGTGGGCGGTCAGGACCGGCGAGATCAGCGCGTCCGACAACAGGTCGCGGGCATCCTGCGGCGTGCGACCGGCCTGGGCCAGTCGGGCCAAGGCGCCTTCGGGCGTATCGGCCCGAGCCGCTTCGCCCGATTGGGCTGACCGTGTTTGCGTTTGGGCCCGCCGCTTGCCCGCGCGGTCCTCTGCGACATTGGCCAGAAGAGAGAAGACGGCGAACCCGTGCGCCAGTCCGACCGCCTCGTCCAGGCTCAGATCCGCCAGCAGGGCCTCCAGCCGTGAGGCATCCTTGGACGCCGGGTCGCGGTGATAGGCGACGGACGCCTGCCGCACCGCCTCGACGCGGTCGTAGAGGACCTGTCCCCCTTCGTCGCGGATGACCTCGCCCAGTAGGCCGCCCAGCAGGCGCACCTCGTCTCGCATACGGTCGTCGGCGGCAGGGGACATGGCGTATCTCGCAGCGGGGAGGCTGAATGAGCGAACACAGTGATCGATTGTGCGATGCCGCGCGACCCGTGGAACGCGATTTGATGACGCCAGGTATCGGCGGTGGCCGACGCGGAGGGGTCAACTTGCCTTCTGGCCGCTTTTCCCGCATAAGCCGCCGCTTCCGGCGCAAGTGAACCTCGCGTCTCCACCATCACGACCCCCGTTTCGACGGGACGAGGATGGCGAGAACCCTCTGCCGACGTGATCGTCGCCAGGGGCCGTTGTCGTATGGAGCCGCCTCACCCGCCCAGATGAGGTGTTCATGTTCGAGGCTCTGAACGAGCGACTGACAGGCGTTTTCGACCGGATCACCGGGCGCGGAGCCCTGTCCGAAAAGGACGTCACCGAGGCGATGCGCGAAGTGCGCGTGGCCCTGCTGGAGGCGGACGTCGCCCTGCCGGTGGTCAAGGACTTCATCGCCTTCGCCACCGAGCGTGCCACGGGCGAAGATGTCATCCGCTCGGTCCGGCCCGCCGATCAGGTCATCAAGATCGTCTATGACGGTCTGGTCGAGATGCTGGGCGGCGAAGAGCCGACGCCGATCAACCTGAATGCTACCCCGCCCGCCGTCATCCTGATGGCCGGCCTGCAGGGGTCCGGCAAGACGACGACCTCGGCCAAGCTGGCGCTGCGCCTGACCAAGTTCGATCGCAAGAAGGTCATGATGGCCTCGCTGGACACGCGCCGTCCGGCCGCGATGGAACAGCTGGCCACCCTGGGCAAGCAGATCGAGGTCGCCACCCTGCCGATCGTGGCGGGCGAGAGCGCGGTGCAGATCGCCAAACGCGCCCTGACCTCGGCCAAGCTGCAGGGCTTCGACGTCCTGATCCTGGATACCGCCGGGCGCATCACCCTGGACGAGGCCCTGATGGCCGAGGTGGCCGAGGTCGCGCGGGTGGCCAATCCGGTCGAGACCCTGCTGGTCGCCGACAGCCTGACCGGTCAGGACGCCGTGCGCACGGCCAAGGCCTTCCACGAACGTCTGCCCCTGACCGGCCTGGTCCTGACCCGCGCGGACGGCGACGGGCGCGGCGGGGCGATGCTGTCGATGCGGGCCGTGACCGGCCTGCCGATCAAATACATGGGTGCCGGCGAAAAGGTCGATCAGCTGGACGTCTTCGACGCCCGCCGCGTCGCCGGTCGCATCCTGGGTCAGGGGGACATCGTCGCCCTGGTGGAAAAAGCCAGCCAGGAGCTGGATGCTTCCAAGGCCGAGGCCATGGCCCGGAAGCTGGCCAAGGGGCAGTTCGACCTGAACGACCTGGCAGCCCAGCTGCAGCAGATGAAGCGGATGGGCGGGCTTCAGGGCATCATGGGCATGCTGCCCGGCGTGGCCAAGATGAAGGCCCAGATGGCCGACAACAACGTCAACGACAAGCTGATCTCCCGGCAGGAAGCCATCATCAGCTCCATGACCAAGGCCGAGCGCAAGAAGCCGGACCTGCTGAACGCCAGCCGCAAGAAGCGTATCGCGGCAGGTGCTGGGGTGGATGTGCAGGACATCAACCGGCTGCTGAAGCAGCACCGCCAGATGGCCGATATGGTCAAGTCCCTGTCCAAGGGCGGACCGCGCAAGATGCAGCAGATGGCCGCCATGATGGGCGGCCTGGGCGGTGGCATGGGAGGCGGCCCGGACATGGCCCGCCTCAAGGCCCTGGGGGGCGGCAAGATGCCTGAGCCCAGCGCCGACGAATTGAAAGCGATCCAGGAGCGCCTGTCGGGCCTGGGTGGCGGACAACTTCCGGGAGGCCTTCCAGGTTTGCCCGGCTTTCCAACCAAGAAGAACTGACTTCGATTCCCTAGAAAGAGACTGAAATGCTGAAGATTCGTCTGGCCCGCGGTGGCTCCAAGAAGCGCCCCTACTACTACGTCGTCGTCGCCGACTCGCATGCGCCCCGGGACGGCAAGTTCCTGGAGCGCGTCGGTACCTACAACCCGATGCTGCCCAAGGACGGTGACAAGCCCCGCGTGACCCTGAAGGCCGACCGGATCTCGGAATGGCTCGGCAAGGGCGCCCAGCCGACCGACCGCGTCGCGCGCTTCATCAGCGAGAGCCAGGACGAAGCCCTGGTCGGCAAGGTCAAGTGGGCCGCCGGTCAGAACCTGAAGAAGGGCGAGCCGGGCAAGAAGGCGCAGGAACGTGCCGCTGAGCGCGCGCAGCGCGAAGCCGATCGTCTGGAAGCCGAAGCCGCCGCCAAGATCGAAGCTGCCGAGGCCGCTGCCCGCGCCAAGGAAGAGGCCGCTGCCGCCGCTGAAGCGGCTGCCAACGCCCCGGCCCCGGAAGCCGCTGCCGAGGAAGCCCCGGCTGCCGAGGCCGCCGAGGAAGACAAGACCGAGGCCTGATTTCCTGCGGAAATCGTCTAAGGAGGGCGGTGCCGGATGCCGGCATCGCCCTTCGTCGCGTCTGGAGATGAGATGACCAGCAATCCCTTGATCCTCGTCGCTCAGGTCGCCGGGGGATTTGGCGTAAAGGGCGAGGTACGGGTCACGGCCTGGACCGCCGATCCCATGGCCTTGTTGAGCTATGGGCCGCTGTTGCGGGCGGATGGATCGGTCGGCCTGACCTTGACGTCGGGCCGTGCCGAAAAGTCAGCGGTCGTCGGCCGGGCCAAGGAAATCGCTACCAAGGAACAGGCCGACGCCCTGCGCGGACTGAAGCTGTATGTGCCGCGCGATCGCTTTCCCCCGGCGGATGAGGACGAATTCTATCTGGCCGATCTGGTGGGGCTGGAAGCCCGCGATCCGGCCGATACCGTCATCGGTCGGGTCAAGTCGGTGCAGAATTTCGGGGCCGGCGACATGCTCGAGATCGCGCCCGCGGCGGGGGGGCAGACCTGGTTTCTGCCGTTCACGCGCGATGCCGCACCCGAGATCAAGCCCGACGAGGGCTGGCTGAGGGCGGTCCGTCCGGTCGAGGTCGGCGAGCGCGAACCGGATCAGTAGAAGGTCGTGTCGTCCTGCTTTTCGGCCTTGGGCGCGGCGCGCGGCTGGGCCGGTTCGGTCGGACGTGTCGGGGTCGGAGCCGTGGGTGCCGGAACCGTGCCCTCTGCCGGCGGAATGGTCGGCAAGTTGGGATAGGGCAGGCTGCCATCCGGGCCGATGTCGGGGCTGATCGCCTCGGGCATCGGCGGGGTTTCGCCCGGTACGCCCTGGGCACCGACCGAGTCGGGCGCACCCAGGTCGTCACGGATAAAGGCCCAGGACCGAGAGTCCGAACAGGCGCAAGCCTTGAGGAAGCCTTCACGGTCGCGCCAGATGATCAGCGGATAGCGGGTCTGAAGCCCCGCGCCGCCCAGCAGTTCGGACAGCCGGTCGACGAACTGGCGGCTGGCATCGACCACCGCCGAGCGGGCCAGGTTGTTGTCGGCCTGGGGAATGCCCGCCGCCGTCCAGGCGCTGGCCGGGGTGGCGGTCCAGCGCTGATACAGGCCCCAGTCGCGGCTGAGCCACAGCTCGGCCACGGTGGTGCGTTCGGCGGCGGTGGACTGCGGGGCTCCCTCGCGGTCCGGGCGGGCGAACAATATGAAGCGGGCCTCGACCCCACCGGCGCGCAGCTTGGCGACTTCCTCGCGCTCATAGCGGGCCATGGCGGCACTGTCGCGGTAGCCGACGATATAGAGGGGCTCACCGCCGCCTCCGCCCGAGACCCAGGAGGCCTCGTCCAGCAGGGCCTGAATCTCGGCCTGGTTTTCGGTGATCACGACCGGCTGGAACCGCGCGTGGAAATTCCAGTAGGCCCAGTAGCCACCGCCCGCCAGCAGCAGGCCGATCAGGGCCGCCAGGGCCGACCACACAAAAAACCGCCGCATCGTCACGCACGCTCCAGCTTCACCGCTCGGACAGGTTAACGCATATCACCGAAAGGTGTCGCGCCTAACAGGCACCTGTGCGGCCGGTGATGATGGTTTTCGCAACAGCGTGGCTCTGAGGTCGTCACTACCCCCGCGCTCAAGCAGGCCGAAGGCCGGTAGCGCCGCCAACTCCGCGCTCAAGCAGGCCGAAGGCCGGTAGCGCCGCCAACTCCGCGCTCAAGCAGGCTGAAGGCCGGTAGCGCCCCGACCCCTATCTGCCCGGACGTTGCGTCATCGCAGAGGCCGGGGCCAGTTGCAGGCCGCGTGCATCCAGGCCTGCGGTCCAGCGGGCTACGGCTTCGACGGTGACGGGATAGCTGAAGCCCATGCCCAGGGCAGAACCCCGCTGTTTGGCGGCGGCCTCGACGGCGTTCAGCTGGCCCATGATGGCGGCGGGGTTCTGGGTCTCGTCGATCACGCGGTCGGCGCTGGCGCGGGCCCAGGCACCGGGGCGGCGACGTGCCGTGCCGTCGTCCAGAAAGGCCAGGCCCCGCTGGCGCAGCACGCCCATGAAGGTGCCCATGCCCGCCTCTGAGGTGACGAAACGGTCGCCCAGATAGTTGGTCACGGCGAAATAGCCCGTCGCCCGGCCCAGGATCCATGACAGGCGGGACTGGATATCGTCCGCATCGCCCGATGCCAGCAGCGTATAGGGGCCAGGATCCGTCGCCGGATAGCCGGTGGGCTCCATCGGGATTTCCAGCATCACCTCATGACCATGGGCGCGCGCCAGGTCGATCCAGCCCTGAAGCCCCTCGGCATAGGGGACGAAGCTGAGGGTCACCTCGGCTGGCAGCCGCTCGATCGCCGCGCGGGTGGTGACGGCATTCAGCCCCAGCCCTCCGACCACCACCGCCACCATCGGCTTGCCGTTCGACCGGAAGGGCCGGGCATAGGCCTGGGCCGGGACGCGGCCATCAGCGGCGATCACCGGCAGGGGACCGTTCGGTCCGGGTTGGCTGAGCCCCGCGATCGGCGCCTGGACCAGAGGATTGGAGGGGGCACGAACAGGGGCCGTGATCGGTGCACCGGAGCCTGAGACGCTGGCACCATCGGGCAGGGTGATGACGGAGTCGCCCAAGGGTGCGCCGTCCGGCCCGACCGGGGTGCCCGCCAGATCCTGATAGACCCCCATGGCCCCAAAGGAGAAGACTTCCTGGGCGGTCGGTACCGGAGCAGCCGCCGGGGCGGAGCGCTCCAGAGAGACACGGGCGGACGGGGCACCGGCGCGGGGATCGCCGAGGACTGCGATGAACAGGCCCCCGGCGGCCAACAGCAGCAGGCCTGCGCCGGCCACAGCGACCGGAGGACGTTTGAGGAAGGCCAGGATCGGCGCGGCCGTCTCGGCCAGGCTGCGGCGGGCGGGCGGAGCCCCGGCGGCGGCGGCGAGGGCGGACTGACGTTTGGCGAACATGGACACGAGCGACGCTGAATCCCGAAGGACCGCAGGGGCGGCCCTCTCTCGGGTTTCAGTTTGCCCGTCTGCGGTTAAGAAACCCTAACGCCGGATTCACCATGACCCAAGCGGGACAGGACGTTCGCGGCAAAGTCCGACAGGGTGTCGTCCCGTGCGCCCATGACGATGATCCGGTCTCCCGGCCGCGCCATCTGAACCAGTCGGTCGCCGCAGGCCGCGCGATCGGCCAGGGCCTCGGCCGACCGGCCGGCCCCGCGAACGCCGTCCACAATGTCCTGGGATCCGATGCTGCGGTCGGTTGTGCCGCCCTGATAGACGGGCTCAGGCATCAGCAGCACGTCCTCTGGCCGCATCAGCCCGGCAAAGCCGTCGATGAATTCCTGACGCATCAGCCGCAGCGGACCGAAACCGTGCGGCTGGAACAGGATCAGCAGGCGGCCGGGGAAGGCGTGCAGGGTCTTCAGCGAGGCGGCGATCTTGTCCGGGTTGTGAGCGAAGTCGTCGATGACGGTGACGCCGTTCGCCGTGCCGACCACCTCCATCCGGCGACGGATGCCAGCAAAGGATTCCAGGGCCGCGACCGCCTGATCCAGCGGCACGCCCAGGGCGTGGACGGCCCCCAAGGCGGCCAGGGCATTGGCGACGTTGTGGGCGCCGGGGACGTTCAGCACCACCTTCTGCGCGGGACCGCCGCCTTGCGCGATGAGCTCGAACCGCATGCCGGTCGGCAGGGGGGCCAGATTGTGGGCTGACAGGTCTGCCCCCTCATCGCCCAGCGAAAAGGTCACGACCTGCCCCGGTGACAGGGCCTGGGACAGGGCGGCCGTCTCGGGGTTGTCGAGGTTCAGCACGGCCGTCTGGGCCCTGCGGGTAAAGCCGCCGAACAGGTCGCGCAGCTCCTCCATAGACTTGTGGTCCAGCGAGATGTTGGAGACCACCGCCACGGTGGGGTCATAGCGCGCGATCGAGCCGTCGCTCTCGTCTACCTCAGACACGAACAGGTCCGGCTGCCCGATCAGGGCGCTGGCAAAGGGCTGGTCCGCGCTCATGAAGTTGCGCATGACCGCCCCGTTCATCACCGTCGGGGCTCGACCCGCCTGGTGCAGGATCCAGGCGATCATGCCGGTGATGGTCGATTTCCCGCTGGTCCCTGCAACTCCGATCGAGGTGGGCGAGGCATTGAACAGCTGGCTGAGCAGCTGCGGCCGCGTCATGATCGTGGCCCCGACCGAGCGGGCGGCGGCGATATCGGGCACGGTGTCCTCGACCGCGCCGGAGGCGACCACGATCTGGTCTTGCCGTGTGACGCCCGAGCCGTCCTGGGGCGACAGGGTAACCCCATGAGACGCAAGCCAGGCGAACTTCTCAGGTGATCGTCCCTGATCGCGCGACCGGTCGGACCCGGCGATCGCGGCACCGCGTGCCTGGACGATCAGAGCCAGGGGCAACATACCCGAACCGCCGATGCCGCAGAAGAAATAGGAAGCGTCTTGATTCATCAGGGCGAAACCGGGGAGTGTGATTTCAGCCTGACTAGCACGGGCGCAGCCGGAGGCCAGCCGTCAGCATGAAGATCGGTGTCGTCGCCGCCTCGTCGCGTTTCCCGCGTGACCTCGCCGACCGGCTGATGGCCCAGGTCGCCGCCAGGGGTGACGGGATCGAGGTCGTGTTCCACCCCGACAGCTTTCTGGAGCACGGCCATTTCGCGGGCGAGGATGCGGTGCGGGCAAGGGCCGTTCTGGACTTCGCCAACGACCCGGGCCTCGATGCCGTCTGGTTCGGGCGCGGGGGCTATGGTGCGTGCCGTATCGCCGAGGCGGTGATGGCAGGCGTCACCCCGGCGGCGCGGGACAAGATCTATCTGGGCTATTCCGACGCGGGCAGCCTTCTGGCGGGCTTTTACCGGATGGGTTTTCCGCGGCTGGCGCACGGTCCGATGGTCGGCGACCTGAACCGGGAGGGCGGCGCGGCGGCGATCGAACGGGCGCTGGATTGGCTGGCGACCGGCACGGCATCGGCGCTGGACCCGAACTTGGACGACCGCCCGACCGTGGCCTTCAACATCACCATATTGAGCGCCCTGCTGGGCACGGCGCTGGAGCCGGACCTGAGCGATCACGTCGTGCTGCTGGAAGATGTGTCCGAGCCGCTCTATCGACTGGACCGAACCCTTTTTCACATCACCAGCCAGCCCGCGATGCGCAGGATCGCCGGGTTTCGTCTGGGACGGGTATCCGACATCGTTCCCAATGATCCCGACTTTGGCCAGACACCGGAACAGATCGTTCGCGACTGGTGCGACCGCTCCGGCATCGCCTTTCTGGGGTCCGCCGACATCGGCCATGATGCGGGCAACAAGATCGTCCCCTTCGGTCGACGCAGAGTGGCTTCGAAGCCACGGTGACCGGCATTCGCGTCACACCCCTATCGACAAGACGCTGTTCTCCCGGCCAGATGTCGCTCGGTCGGCGGGCGGAGCCCCCGATCACGGACTCGCGGACGATGGGGGCATTGTCTCCGCGACGAGGGTCCGTCCGGCGTCGGGGGGCGTTGGACGGACCCCCAGCCGTTTTTCTTGTGCAACTGCGACTGCCGGACCCATGGCGTGCGGGCCTTGGCCGGTCCATCTGTAATCCATGAACCGTCGTAGCCTCCTGATCCGGCTGGGATTGATCGCCGGCGGCGTGGGTGCCGGCTGGTGGCTGAAGGACAATGTCCTGTGGCGGGGGCCAGACCTGCGCTTCGGCACCGATGGCTCGACCGGCTGGATGCCGTTCGCGACGGATCGCACCCTGACGCCGACCATCGACCTGATGCTGGACGGACGGCCGATACGCGCCTTGGTCGATAGCGGTGCCCAGTATTCGGTAATCGATCGCGCGGCCTTTGCAGCTCTGGGGCGTGAGCCGGGTTTTGACATGCCTCTGGTGGCTTACGGGCTGGGCGGACAGCCGCAGCTGGGCCGAGGGGCGACATTGGATCTGGCCCTGCCGGGACTGACGGTTTCGGGCCTGCGCACCGCGATCCTGGACCTGGGCCCCCTGGCCGCTGCTGAAGGTCTCTCGACACCGCTGATCCTGGGGCGGGATCTGTTGGAGGCCCTGATCCTCGACATCGATGTCGCGGGACGGCGGCTGCGGCTGGTTTCGAGCGACACCCATGTCCTGCCGCCCCAGGTGTCATCGGTGCCGGTCCGGCGGGTCAGCGGGGCCCTGATGGCCGAGATGACGGTGGAGGGCGCGGTGATCGAGGCCCTGGTCGATACCGGTGCCTCTTCGCTTCTGGCGCTGGGGCGGGAAACAGCCTCGGCGGCGGGCTTGCTGGACGGGCGGCCCCAGCAGGCGGGGTCCAGTCTGGTGCTCGGCGGTTCCCTCTCGGCCCAGGTGGTGGAGGCCCGCACCGTCACCCTGGGTGACCAGATCTATCGCGGCGTCAGCACGGCCATCTTCGAAGACGTGCGCGCGCCCGGCTTTCCCAAGGCTCTGCTGGGCATGGGGGCCTTTGAAGGGCGTCGGATGGTCCTGGACCTGGGCGGCGGGACCCTGCATGTCTCGACGGTGATCGAGGTGTCGGTCGAACCGCGTCGGCGGCGGCGCGGCTGAGCCGTCAGGGGCGCGTCTGGCCCGTGCCGCGCACGACGTATTTGTAGCTGGTCAGCTGCTCGGCCCCGACCGGCCCACGGGCGTGCAGACGCGATGTGGAGATGCCGATCTCGCCGCCAAAGCCGAACTCGCCGCCATCGGCGAACTGGGTGGAGGCGTTCCACATGACGATGGCGCTGTCGACGGCGTTCAGGAACCGGGCGGCAGCGGCGGCATCCTCGGTGACGATGCATTCGGTGTGACCCGAGCCGTGGCGCCGGATGTGATCGACCGCCTCATCCAGACCGGACACGATCCGCACCGCCAGGATGGGGGCCAGGTATTCGGTGGTCCAGTCAGCCTCTTCCGCTTCGGTCATTTCCGGCACCAGGGCCATGGCCGCCGCATCGCCCCGGAGCGCGCAGCCCGCCGCGCTCAGGGCCTGGGCGACGGGCGGCAGCAGCCGCTTCGCCGCCTCGGCATCGACCAACAGGGTCTCGGTGGCGCCACAGACCGAAACGCGCCGCATCTTGGCATTCAGGGAAAGGGCGACCGCCATGTCGGCGTCGGCGGCGGCATGCAGATAGGTGTGGCACAGGCCTTCCAGATGCCCGAGCACAGGCACCCGGGCCTCGGCCTGGACCCGGGCAACCAGGCTCTTGCCGCCGCGCGGGATCAACAGATCGACCGTGCCTTCCAGCCCGGTCAGCAGGGCGCCGACCGCCGCGCGATCGGGCGTGGCGACGATCTGGATGGCGTCGGCAGGCAGTCCGGCGGAGATCAAGCCTCGCGTCATGGCCGCATGGATGGCCAGCGAGGACTCCAGACAGTCGGATCCGCAGCGCAGGATCGCGACATTGCCCGAGCGCAGGCAAAGCGCGGCGGCGTCGGCGGTGACGTTGGGACGGCTCTCATAGATGATGGCCAGGACGCCGATCGGCGTGGAGACCCGCGCGATATCCAGGCCGTTCGGACGCTCCCACCGCGCCAGTTCCCGGCCCAAAGGATCGGGCAGGGTCGCCACCTCGGCCACGGCGGCGGCCACCGCCTCGATCCGGGCGGGTGTCAGGGACAGCCGGTCGATCAGCGCTTCGCTGAGACCCGCCGCCCGGGCGCGGTCCACGTCACGCAGATTGGCCGCCAGAATGTCCGCGCTGGCGGCCGTCAGGGCCTGAGCCGCTGCGATCAGGGCGTCGGTCCGGGCCTGGGCCGGGGCGTCGCGCAGCGCCTGGGCGGCCATCCGCGCGCGCCGACCCATGTCCAGCATCTGTGCGTGAATGTCGCTCATCCGCTCGGTCATCCGTCCGTGTCCAGAACAAGGTCGTCGCGGTGCACCGCGACCTGGGGACCGCGATAGCCAACGAGACCTTCCATGTCGCCGGTGTTCCGCCCCAGGATCAAGGCCATCTCCTCGGCCGGATAGGCGGCCAGGCCGACGCCGGCGCGCAGGCCCTCGGCTGTTTTCAGGATCACGCTGTCACCCTTGTCGAACCGGCCCTCGACCGCCAGGATGCCCGAGGGCAGGAGGCTGCGGCCGGCCTTGAGCGCGGTCACTGCCCCGGCGTCGAGGGTCAGCGAACCGGCCGGTTCCACACTGCCTGCGATCCAGGCCTTGTAGGCGTCCAGCGGCGTGCCGGGGGCGGGAACCAGGGTGGCGCGGGCGCCGTCCGCCACCGCGCTCAGCGGTCGCTCGACCAAGCCGGACGCAATCAGGGTCGCGCAGCCTGCCGAGCGGGCGATGCGTGCGGCCAGCAGCTTGGTCCGCATCCCGCCGGACCCTACTCCCGCCACGGCATTGGCCTCGCCCGCCATGGCCATGATCTCGGGCCCCAGGCTGTCGACAACGGGCAGGTGGGCCGCCGCCGGGTCGCGCCGGGGATCGGCCGTATAGAGGCCGTCGACATCGCTGAGCAGGATCAGCAGGTCGGCGCGCGCCAGCTGCGCCGTGCGGGCCGCCAGCCGGTCGTTGTCGCCATACCGGATTTCCTCGGTCGCGACCGTGTCGTTCTCGTTGACCACCGGCACGGCTCCCAGCCTCAGCAGGGCCTCGACGGTCGAGCGGGCGTTCAGCCAGCGGCGGCGCCGCTCTGTATCCTCGCGGGTCAGAAGGACCTGTGCCGGGATCAGGTCGTGCGGGGCCAGGGCGGTCTCCCAGGCCTGCATCAACAGCGACTGGCCGGCGGCAGCCGCGGCCTGGGTTTCATCCAGACGGGCGCTTTTCTTCAGGCCCAACCGACCGCGCCCCAGGGCCACGGCACCGGACGACACCACGATCACCTCGACCCCCCGCGTTCGCAGGGCGGCCACGTCGAGCGCCAGGGCCGAGAGCCAGCCCGTGGCCGGTCGCCCCTGGCTGACCAGCAGGGCCGACCCGATCTTGACCACGACCCTGCGCGCTCCGGCCAGGGCCGCAGCGGCATCTAGGGGCAGTAATGTGGAGG
The genomic region above belongs to Brevundimonas vitisensis and contains:
- the proB gene encoding glutamate 5-kinase, whose amino-acid sequence is MPLDAAAALAGARRVVVKIGSALLVSQGRPATGWLSALALDVAALRTRGVEVIVVSSGAVALGRGRLGLKKSARLDETQAAAAAGQSLLMQAWETALAPHDLIPAQVLLTREDTERRRRWLNARSTVEALLRLGAVPVVNENDTVATEEIRYGDNDRLAARTAQLARADLLILLSDVDGLYTADPRRDPAAAHLPVVDSLGPEIMAMAGEANAVAGVGSGGMRTKLLAARIARSAGCATLIASGLVERPLSAVADGARATLVPAPGTPLDAYKAWIAGSVEPAGSLTLDAGAVTALKAGRSLLPSGILAVEGRFDKGDSVILKTAEGLRAGVGLAAYPAEEMALILGRNTGDMEGLVGYRGPQVAVHRDDLVLDTDG